CGCCGACCAGTACCGGGTCAAGATCGACGGTCGGCCGTTGTAGGCGTGTGGTTCACGCAATGGCTCGCACCGTTCCAGCGGCACCGCCCGCACCTGGTCTGGGCCACTCTCACGCATCCGCCCGTCCCCGTCGCGGTAACGCACCCGCACCTGCACAAGGATCACCTCTCCCGTGCCGCATCCACTCGTCCCTGACCTGCTTTCTGCGGATAAATAAGGGGCGCCTCGTCCCATGGGAGCCGCCCCCGCTCCTGGCGGACCACGGCCGTCACAGGAAGGGCCGGTCGAACGGGCTGGCCACCGGGCCGGAGGGCAGGCAGCTGAGTTGGTGCACCGAATCCAGCGGCGCGATCCGTGTGTGCGGCGTGACCAGCACGGCCCGCCCCAACTCACCCCCGCGCCTTGGCGCCGGGCCAGGCACCGGCTTGTGGCACTCCATCCACCGCCTCAGCACTCCCCGGTGCCTGGGCCCCAACTCCTGTGAGCTGCGCGTGAACCAGTCCTCGTAGGAGTCCGCCGTCAGCTCCCGGCCGAGTCGGCGGCGCTCGGCCCGCGCCAGGACGCGGGCGATGCGCACGGTGTGCGGGTAGGACAACAAGGACGCGGTCCGCGCCTCCCCGAGCCGGTCGGCCATCGACTGGAGTCTGTCCGGTGCGCTCGATTCGGCTCTGCTCATCGTGTGCGCGTCGGCGAACAGTGCGCGTGCGGTGCGGCCCAGGCACCGCACCATGGCCACCCGCTGGTGTTCCGTCGCCAGGATCTGCGGCCAGTCGGCCACGTCGATCCAAGGGGTCTGCGGATCACGGGAGTTGTCCGACCACCGTGCGTGCCGGGCGCACAGGTGCCAGGGGTCCGCCACCATCATCCAGGCCGGCTCACCGATGCCGCGGCGGGCCGCGCACAACGCGCAGGCCCGCACGAGATAGCCGTCCCGCACCGCCCACGGGAACGACCAGGCGGGAGTTCCGTCACCGTCGTCGAGCAGGTACGCCGCGTCCAGGCTCGCGAGTGCCCGCCGCATCACCTCCAGCGGACGGCCCGCCAGGGCGGCCAGGCGCTCGGCGGCAGGACGGTTGAGGTAGAGCTCGGTCAGGTGTGGCGCGACGGCCCTCGTGCTGCCATGCCCGACCTCGTCCAGCAACTGCTGGACCTCGAGCCCGTTGCGGCCGGCCAGGCGGGTCACGTAGGAGCCGGTCGACTCGCCTGCCATGAACCGGACGTGCAACGGCAGCTCACGCGCCCGTACCCGATTCAAAGCCGCTACCGAATCCATGACCCTCCCTCGCCTCTGCGGCCATGGCTATCACGCCGAGCGGCACGAGGAGCAGGAACAGGGAAAAGAATCCGGCAAAGCGCACCAATTCTTGACAGTGATCTGCCGAATATGAGAAGGGTCGCCCGGGCGGCCGAATAGGAGGAGCGTTTCCTCGCTCCGAAGGGGCCGCCGCAGAAGGCGGCTGAAGTGGTTGGCCTCCGTACTGCGGGGGCCGGGACACGTCACCTTCGGCTGCCTGGCGGGGTGGCTCCTGTCCTGCCTGCTGAAACCCGGCTGATGGTACTGGCTCGGTGAGCCGCGAGGTGGCTCCCCGGCGCCCGCGGCTCAGCCGATTCACGCGGAACGGCGGCATCAAGGCGAACCGAACGAATCAGAATGACATTTAGGGTCCTGAAGGCGCCACCCTGGCAGTCAAATCGACGAGAATTTCGAAGCCTGCTTGACAAGGAACGCCGGAAAGCCGATCGAATTGGTGTCCGGAGCGGGGCACGAGCCATGCAGGCACGGCGATCGCCCCGCCGATCCAGCTGCCGGTCGCCGAGGACGCCCACGTGCCCCACAAGCCCATCCGACTACGTCCGCATCAACAACGCGCCGTCGGCGCCATCACCGCAGGCCTCCAGCGCCACTCAAGAGTGACCGTGGTCGCGGCCTGCGGCACCGGCAAGACCGTCATCGCCCGGGCCAGCGCCGACACCTACACCCCCCACGGCAACATCCTCGTGCTCGCCCCCAGCCAGGATCTGGTGGCGCAGACAGCACGCGAGTGGGACCGCGGCCGCCCGGACGAGAAGCACATCGCGGTCTGCGCCTTGCCCCCGTCCGGCCGAGGCGCCCTGTGCATCCCGTTCACCACCAGCCCGGCCGAACCCGCCCGCCGTGTCGCCGACCACAGCGGCCCGACCATCGTCTTCTCCACCTACCAGTCCCTGCCTGCGATCGTCGAGGCTCACCGCCGCCACGGCTTGCCGGAGTGGGCCCTCGCCGTCGCTGACGAGGCCCATCACACCACCGGCAGTCTCGACAAGAGCTGGGGTGACATCCACGATGATGCCCAGATCCCCGCGCAGCGCCGCCTCTACATGACGGCGACGCCACGCCGCTGGAGCCACCCGAAGTCCAGAAAACCCGGCGCG
The Kitasatospora paranensis genome window above contains:
- a CDS encoding TniQ family protein is translated as MDSVAALNRVRARELPLHVRFMAGESTGSYVTRLAGRNGLEVQQLLDEVGHGSTRAVAPHLTELYLNRPAAERLAALAGRPLEVMRRALASLDAAYLLDDGDGTPAWSFPWAVRDGYLVRACALCAARRGIGEPAWMMVADPWHLCARHARWSDNSRDPQTPWIDVADWPQILATEHQRVAMVRCLGRTARALFADAHTMSRAESSAPDRLQSMADRLGEARTASLLSYPHTVRIARVLARAERRRLGRELTADSYEDWFTRSSQELGPRHRGVLRRWMECHKPVPGPAPRRGGELGRAVLVTPHTRIAPLDSVHQLSCLPSGPVASPFDRPFL